One stretch of Methyloversatilis sp. RAC08 DNA includes these proteins:
- the katG gene encoding catalase/peroxidase HPI — protein MNARDESAGKCPVMHGGATSADISVMEWWPKSLNLDILHQHDRKTNPMGDSFNYREQVKKLDFAALKKDVTALMTDSQDWWPADWGHYGGLMIRMAWHAAGTYRVADGRGGGGTGNQRFAPLNSWPDNGNLDKARRLLWPIKKKYGSKLSWADLILYAGTVAYESMGLKTFGFGFGRADIWHPEKDIYWGSEKEWLAPSDNPNSRYSGQRDLDNPLAAVMMGLIYVNPEGVDGQPDPLKTAHDVRITFARMAMDDEETCALTAGGHTVGKCHGNGDASLLGPAPEGAPLEEQGFGWMNHSTRGVGSNAVTSGLEGAWTTHPTQWDNGYFKLLLGYDWELKKSPAGAWQWEPVNIREEDKPVDAENPAIRRNPIMTDADMAMKVDPAYRKISERFHADPAYFSEVFARAWFKLTHRDMGAKARYIGPHVPQEDLIWQDPVPAGNTGYDVAAVKAKIAASGLSIGDMVATAWDSARTFRGSDLRGGANGARIRLAPQKDWEGNEPARLARVLGVLEPIASSAGASLADVIVLAGNVGVEQAIKAAGFGIPVPFAPGRGDATQSQTDVESFEVLEPVADGFRNWQKRDYVVTAEELLLDRAQLMGLTAPEMTVLIGGMRVLGTNHGGSMHGVFTDRVGALTNDFFVNLTDMAYMWKPAGSNLYEIRDRKTGQVKWTATRVDLVFGSNSILRACAEVYAQDDSKEKVVRDFVAAWTKVMNADRFDLA, from the coding sequence ATGAATGCACGAGACGAGTCCGCCGGCAAATGTCCGGTCATGCACGGCGGCGCCACATCGGCCGACATATCCGTGATGGAGTGGTGGCCCAAGTCGCTGAACCTGGACATCCTGCACCAGCACGATCGAAAGACGAATCCGATGGGCGATTCGTTCAACTATCGGGAACAGGTGAAGAAGCTCGATTTCGCAGCGCTCAAGAAGGACGTCACGGCGCTGATGACAGACAGCCAGGACTGGTGGCCGGCCGACTGGGGTCATTACGGCGGCCTGATGATCCGCATGGCCTGGCACGCGGCAGGGACCTATCGCGTCGCAGATGGCCGCGGCGGCGGCGGTACCGGCAACCAGCGCTTCGCACCGCTCAACTCGTGGCCCGACAACGGCAACCTCGACAAGGCACGCCGCCTGCTGTGGCCGATCAAGAAGAAGTACGGCAGCAAGCTGTCGTGGGCCGACCTCATCCTGTACGCCGGCACGGTGGCTTATGAATCGATGGGCCTGAAAACCTTCGGCTTCGGCTTCGGCCGTGCCGACATCTGGCACCCGGAAAAGGACATCTACTGGGGCTCCGAGAAGGAATGGCTGGCACCCAGCGACAATCCGAACAGCCGCTATTCCGGCCAGCGCGACCTCGACAACCCGCTGGCCGCCGTGATGATGGGGCTGATCTACGTGAATCCTGAAGGAGTCGACGGCCAGCCCGACCCATTGAAGACCGCACACGATGTGCGCATCACCTTCGCCCGCATGGCGATGGATGACGAGGAAACCTGCGCCCTGACGGCAGGCGGCCACACCGTCGGCAAATGCCACGGCAATGGCGATGCTTCACTGCTCGGCCCCGCACCCGAAGGCGCACCACTCGAGGAACAGGGCTTCGGCTGGATGAACCACAGCACGCGCGGCGTCGGCAGCAACGCCGTCACCAGCGGTCTGGAGGGGGCTTGGACCACCCACCCGACGCAGTGGGACAACGGCTATTTCAAGCTGCTGCTCGGCTACGACTGGGAGCTGAAGAAGAGCCCCGCCGGTGCCTGGCAGTGGGAACCGGTCAACATCCGCGAAGAAGACAAGCCCGTCGACGCGGAAAACCCGGCCATCCGCCGCAACCCCATCATGACCGACGCCGATATGGCGATGAAGGTGGACCCGGCCTACCGCAAGATTTCCGAGCGCTTCCATGCCGACCCGGCCTACTTCTCGGAGGTGTTTGCGCGCGCCTGGTTCAAGCTCACCCACCGCGACATGGGTGCGAAGGCCCGCTACATCGGCCCGCACGTGCCGCAGGAAGACCTGATCTGGCAAGACCCGGTACCCGCCGGCAACACCGGCTACGACGTCGCCGCGGTCAAGGCGAAGATTGCCGCCAGCGGCCTGTCGATCGGCGACATGGTGGCCACCGCGTGGGACAGCGCCCGCACCTTCCGTGGCTCGGACCTGCGCGGCGGCGCCAATGGCGCGCGCATCCGCCTCGCGCCGCAGAAAGACTGGGAGGGCAACGAGCCGGCCCGCCTCGCCCGCGTGCTCGGCGTACTGGAGCCCATCGCGTCGTCTGCCGGCGCCAGCCTGGCCGACGTGATCGTGCTCGCCGGCAATGTCGGCGTGGAACAGGCCATCAAGGCGGCCGGCTTCGGCATCCCGGTGCCGTTCGCGCCGGGTCGCGGCGATGCGACGCAGTCGCAGACCGACGTCGAATCCTTCGAAGTGCTCGAACCGGTGGCCGATGGCTTCCGCAACTGGCAGAAGCGTGACTACGTGGTCACCGCCGAGGAACTGCTGCTCGACCGCGCCCAGCTCATGGGCCTCACGGCGCCGGAAATGACCGTGCTGATCGGCGGCATGCGGGTGCTCGGCACCAACCACGGCGGCAGCATGCACGGCGTATTCACCGACCGCGTCGGCGCGCTGACGAACGACTTCTTCGTGAATCTCACGGACATGGCGTACATGTGGAAGCCAGCCGGCAGCAACCTGTACGAAATCCGTGACCGCAAGACCGGCCAGGTGAAATGGACCGCCACCCGGGTCGACCTGGTATTCGGCTCCAATTCCATCCTGCGCGCCTGCGCAGAGGTCTATGCGCAGGACGACAGCAAGGAAAAGGTGGTGCGCGACTTCGTCGCCGCCTGGACCAAGGTGATGAACGCCGACCGCTTCGATCTGGCCTGA
- a CDS encoding laminin B domain-containing protein — MTPTIRTLYAFVLPALLAVSFTARADVLASSTFDTDAEGWTFINDARNFGWSGSNGNPGGNIGAVDIGSGETWYYVAPATFLGDKSAAVGGTLSYDLRQERATGQYDDSDVILVGGGLTLVLEFDYNPGTDWTSYSVTLASGAGWRVGDAFGANADANDFATVLGNLTALYIRGEYRNVSAFDNSRLDNVFLTAAPVPEPASAALLLAGLALIGAAARRRS, encoded by the coding sequence ATGACACCCACCATCCGCACACTGTACGCATTTGTTCTGCCGGCCCTGCTGGCGGTCAGCTTCACCGCAAGAGCCGACGTGCTCGCGTCAAGCACCTTCGACACCGATGCCGAAGGCTGGACCTTCATCAATGACGCCCGCAACTTCGGCTGGTCCGGCTCCAATGGCAATCCAGGCGGCAACATCGGCGCGGTTGACATCGGCAGCGGCGAAACCTGGTATTACGTTGCACCTGCGACCTTTCTCGGCGACAAGTCAGCGGCAGTCGGCGGCACGCTGAGCTATGACCTGCGCCAGGAGAGGGCGACCGGGCAGTACGACGACAGCGATGTCATTCTGGTCGGCGGCGGGCTGACGCTGGTGCTCGAATTCGACTACAACCCGGGTACCGACTGGACTTCCTACAGCGTCACGCTGGCCAGTGGTGCAGGCTGGCGTGTGGGCGATGCGTTCGGCGCGAACGCCGATGCGAACGACTTCGCGACCGTACTTGGCAATCTGACGGCGCTCTACATTCGCGGCGAATATCGCAATGTGAGTGCTTTTGACAACAGCCGCCTCGATAACGTGTTCCTGACCGCCGCACCGGTGCCGGAACCGGCGTCGGCCGCGCTGCTGCTGGCCGGTCTGGCATTGATCGGCGCTGCCGCGCGCCGCCGCAGCTGA
- a CDS encoding sodium-dependent bicarbonate transport family permease: MHTLLDPAILFFVFGVLAGALRSNLDIPEPIKKFLSLYLLMALGLKGGFALAQSGMNPGVAAGLAAAVFMAFLVPAIGYLLLRRVASRFDAAAVAASYGSVSAVTFVTATQYLDNTGTAFGGHMTAAMVLMESPAIIMAVLLANAARQAVSAPAVVATNGGAAVMTAGAGAPGTPIGRILHESFTDGAQLLLIGAMVIGYFSGEAGKAVMQPFAGDLFKGMLAFFLLDMGLMVARNFDLARRASRWLLVYATVAPVVHASIALALAAALGMGAGDATLLMVLSASASYIVVPAVLRTAIPEANPALYFGLSLGVTFPLNLLIGIPVYAAAAAWALG, from the coding sequence ATGCACACACTGCTCGATCCCGCGATCCTGTTCTTCGTGTTCGGCGTTCTGGCCGGCGCGCTGCGTTCCAACCTCGACATTCCGGAGCCGATCAAGAAATTCCTGTCGCTCTACCTGCTGATGGCGCTCGGGCTGAAGGGCGGCTTCGCTCTGGCGCAGTCCGGCATGAATCCGGGCGTGGCGGCCGGCCTGGCTGCCGCAGTCTTCATGGCTTTCCTGGTGCCGGCGATCGGCTACCTGCTCCTGCGCCGGGTGGCGTCGCGCTTCGACGCAGCGGCCGTGGCCGCCTCCTACGGCTCGGTCAGCGCCGTCACATTCGTCACCGCCACGCAGTATCTGGACAATACCGGCACCGCTTTCGGCGGCCACATGACTGCAGCGATGGTGCTGATGGAATCACCCGCCATCATCATGGCGGTGCTGCTGGCGAACGCGGCGCGGCAGGCCGTGAGCGCGCCCGCCGTGGTGGCCACCAACGGCGGAGCGGCAGTGATGACGGCAGGCGCTGGCGCACCGGGCACACCGATCGGCCGCATCCTGCACGAGTCCTTCACCGACGGCGCGCAGCTGCTGCTGATCGGCGCAATGGTCATCGGCTACTTCAGCGGCGAAGCCGGCAAGGCCGTGATGCAGCCGTTCGCCGGCGACCTGTTCAAGGGCATGCTGGCCTTCTTCCTGCTGGACATGGGTCTGATGGTGGCGCGCAATTTCGACCTGGCGCGCAGGGCCTCACGCTGGCTGCTGGTCTATGCCACCGTGGCTCCGGTTGTGCATGCATCCATTGCCCTGGCGCTCGCTGCCGCGCTGGGCATGGGCGCAGGCGACGCCACGCTGCTGATGGTGCTGTCGGCCAGTGCGTCCTACATCGTGGTGCCCGCCGTGCTGCGTACCGCGATACCGGAAGCCAACCCGGCCCTCTATTTCGGGCTCAGTCTGGGCGTCACCTTCCCTCTCAACCTGCTCATCGGTATCCCGGTGTATGCGGCTGCGGCGGCATGGGCGCTGGGCTGA
- a CDS encoding LysR family transcriptional regulator, which produces MNITFRQLRLFLALAETGSVSAAARALHVTQPTASMQLKDMSESVGLPLYEVVAKKVYLTDIGQELAKTARAIAQSWDAFEQEADGARGLTRGKLRVAVVSTAQYFMPRLLGSFCARHPAIDVSLEVLNRDGVVQRLRENMDDLYIMSMPPADMDLSDDIFMTNPIVVVAPADDALASSSSVPLDALRSRRFILRERGSGTRMAADQHFRSHRFRPDIRLELGSNEAIKEAVAGGLGIAVLSRHALHGLDGEHGVSVIDVDGFPVLSNWHIVHPGGKKLSPLARAFKAHLLAT; this is translated from the coding sequence ATGAATATCACCTTCAGGCAATTGCGTCTTTTTCTGGCGCTGGCCGAAACCGGCAGCGTGAGCGCGGCGGCGCGGGCGCTGCATGTGACGCAGCCCACCGCGTCCATGCAGTTGAAGGACATGAGTGAATCCGTGGGGCTGCCGTTGTACGAAGTGGTGGCGAAGAAGGTCTATCTGACCGACATCGGTCAGGAACTGGCCAAGACGGCGCGCGCCATCGCCCAGTCGTGGGACGCCTTCGAGCAGGAAGCGGACGGCGCCCGCGGCCTCACGCGGGGCAAGCTCAGGGTGGCGGTGGTCAGCACCGCGCAGTACTTCATGCCGCGCCTGCTCGGCAGTTTCTGCGCCCGGCACCCGGCGATCGACGTGTCGCTCGAAGTGCTCAACCGCGACGGTGTGGTGCAGCGCCTGCGCGAAAACATGGATGACCTCTACATCATGTCGATGCCGCCGGCCGACATGGATCTGAGCGACGACATCTTCATGACCAATCCCATCGTCGTCGTGGCACCCGCCGACGATGCGCTCGCCAGCTCATCTTCAGTGCCGCTGGACGCGCTGCGCAGCCGCCGCTTCATCCTGCGCGAACGCGGCTCCGGCACACGCATGGCGGCCGACCAGCATTTCCGCAGCCACCGCTTCCGTCCTGACATCCGGCTCGAACTGGGCAGCAACGAGGCGATCAAGGAAGCCGTCGCCGGCGGCCTCGGCATCGCCGTGCTGTCGCGCCATGCGCTGCACGGACTGGACGGCGAACACGGCGTGAGCGTGATCGACGTCGACGGGTTTCCGGTGCTGTCGAACTGGCACATCGTGCATCCGGGCGGCAAGAAGCTGTCGCCGCTGGCGCGTGCGTTCAAGGCGCATCTGCTGGCTACTTGA
- a CDS encoding ribonuclease HI family protein, which produces MSVDPARASAAWQLWFDGCALPNPGRLGLGALLVSPEGRRIELSLAGSRHGCSNEAELEALGAALDRAHAEGARRLTVTGDSDFVVRHLRGEQRTAIVPLLERVVHIEALLARFESVSLEWVPRHRNRDADRLSRAALGLPDKPAPVPGRRRARHR; this is translated from the coding sequence ATGTCAGTGGATCCGGCCCGGGCATCCGCCGCCTGGCAACTGTGGTTCGACGGCTGTGCGCTGCCCAATCCGGGCCGCCTCGGCCTGGGCGCGCTGCTGGTGTCGCCGGAAGGCCGGCGCATCGAGCTGTCGCTGGCCGGCAGCCGTCACGGTTGCAGCAATGAAGCCGAACTCGAGGCGCTCGGGGCGGCGCTCGATCGCGCCCACGCCGAAGGGGCGCGGCGGCTCACCGTGACAGGCGACAGCGACTTCGTAGTCCGCCACCTGCGCGGCGAACAGCGCACCGCCATCGTTCCGCTGCTGGAACGGGTCGTGCACATCGAAGCGCTGCTCGCCCGCTTCGAATCGGTCAGCCTGGAATGGGTGCCGCGCCACCGCAACCGCGACGCCGACCGCCTGTCGCGCGCCGCGCTCGGCCTGCCGGACAAGCCTGCGCCGGTACCCGGGCGTCGGCGCGCGCGTCACCGTTGA
- a CDS encoding TPM domain-containing protein — protein sequence MNLMSGLRAACGALLLFAALAFAQLAVPPLSARVTDQTGTLSPATTAALEQSLAAFEARKGSQIAVLIVPTTAPETIEQYALRVAETWKLGRQGVDDGALLLVAKDDRTLRIEVGYGLEGALTDITAKRIIAEIITPRFREGDFDGGVRAGVERMVSVIDGEPLPAVSQKAGTSASDIEGYVPVLFVIALAMGGILRSVLGRLPGALVTGGAVGFVAWLMVGALGIAIAAGIVALLVTLFGGGGRGLGGMGGGRGGGFGGGGGFGGGGGGFGGGGASGRW from the coding sequence GTGAACCTGATGTCCGGCCTGCGCGCCGCATGCGGCGCGCTGCTGCTGTTCGCCGCACTGGCCTTTGCGCAGCTGGCGGTACCGCCGCTGAGTGCGCGCGTCACCGACCAGACCGGCACGTTGAGCCCGGCCACGACGGCCGCGCTTGAGCAGTCGCTGGCGGCTTTCGAGGCGCGCAAGGGCAGCCAGATCGCGGTGCTCATCGTGCCGACGACCGCGCCGGAAACCATCGAGCAGTACGCGCTGCGCGTTGCCGAAACCTGGAAGCTCGGCCGCCAGGGCGTCGATGATGGCGCGCTTTTGCTGGTGGCCAAGGACGATCGCACACTGCGCATCGAAGTCGGTTACGGGCTGGAAGGCGCGCTGACCGACATCACCGCCAAGCGGATCATTGCCGAAATCATCACGCCGCGCTTTCGCGAAGGCGACTTCGACGGCGGCGTGCGCGCCGGCGTCGAACGCATGGTGTCGGTGATCGACGGCGAACCGCTGCCGGCCGTATCGCAGAAGGCGGGCACATCGGCGAGCGACATCGAAGGCTACGTGCCGGTGCTGTTCGTCATCGCACTGGCGATGGGCGGCATCCTGCGCTCGGTTCTCGGCCGTCTGCCCGGCGCGCTGGTGACGGGCGGCGCGGTCGGCTTCGTCGCCTGGCTGATGGTGGGTGCGCTGGGCATCGCCATCGCCGCCGGCATCGTCGCACTGCTGGTCACGCTGTTCGGTGGCGGCGGACGCGGCCTCGGCGGCATGGGCGGCGGGCGGGGTGGCGGCTTCGGAGGAGGCGGTGGCTTCGGCGGTGGCGGCGGGGGTTTTGGCGGCGGCGGCGCGTCGGGTCGATGGTGA
- a CDS encoding LemA family protein has product MRKLWMSLLALLTVTLLSGCGYNTLQSGDEQVKAAWSEVLNQYQRRADLIPNLVNTVKGFAEQEKDILIRVTEARAKVGAIQATPELINDPQAFAKFQAAQGEMGSALSRLLVVAENYPQLKSDANFRDLQAQLEGTENRITVARNRYIKSVQDYNVTVRSFPSNLTAMVFGHDVKPNFTVENEAEIARPPTVDFGTAPAKPAGATQ; this is encoded by the coding sequence ATGCGCAAGTTGTGGATGTCACTGTTGGCTCTTCTCACCGTCACGCTGCTGTCGGGCTGCGGCTACAACACGCTGCAGTCGGGCGACGAGCAGGTGAAGGCGGCGTGGTCGGAGGTGCTGAACCAATATCAGCGCCGAGCCGATCTCATCCCGAATCTGGTCAATACGGTCAAGGGCTTCGCAGAACAGGAAAAGGACATCCTGATCCGCGTGACCGAAGCGCGGGCCAAGGTCGGCGCCATCCAGGCCACGCCTGAACTGATCAACGATCCGCAGGCATTCGCGAAATTCCAGGCCGCCCAGGGCGAAATGGGCAGCGCGCTGTCGCGCCTGCTGGTGGTCGCCGAAAACTACCCGCAGCTCAAGTCGGACGCCAACTTCCGCGACCTGCAGGCGCAGCTCGAAGGCACGGAAAACCGCATCACCGTGGCGCGCAACCGCTACATCAAATCGGTGCAGGACTACAACGTGACGGTGCGCTCCTTCCCGAGCAATCTGACGGCGATGGTGTTCGGGCATGACGTGAAGCCGAACTTCACGGTCGAGAACGAGGCCGAGATTGCCCGCCCGCCGACGGTGGATTTCGGCACCGCACCGGCGAAACCGGCGGGCGCCACGCAGTGA
- a CDS encoding HNH endonuclease has translation MTRKPDPTAHDGASKRLREDAPCPLCGRPMRAGSVVDQHHLVPKSKGGRVTVLMHRICHRKLHAVLSEDELARDYATPERLREQPDIAAFIRWIRRRPPEFDDRHRPPTRA, from the coding sequence ATGACACGCAAACCGGACCCGACCGCACACGATGGCGCCAGTAAGCGCCTGCGCGAAGACGCACCCTGCCCGCTGTGCGGACGGCCGATGCGCGCCGGATCGGTGGTGGACCAGCACCATCTGGTGCCGAAATCGAAGGGCGGACGCGTCACGGTGCTGATGCATCGCATCTGCCACCGCAAGCTGCACGCCGTGCTGAGCGAGGACGAACTGGCGCGTGACTACGCCACGCCCGAGCGCCTGCGCGAACAGCCGGACATCGCCGCCTTCATCCGCTGGATACGCCGCCGACCGCCGGAATTCGACGACCGGCATAGACCGCCGACACGCGCCTGA
- a CDS encoding TPM domain-containing protein encodes MSVLRMLKHAFHLPWQMHRAFPAATLRDIEQAITASETRHAGELRFVVEGAQHPLAVWRGQTARERAIEVFSLLRIWDTAQNNGVLVYLQMADHDIEIVADRGIRARVGDAEWAALCGQLETRFARGEFRDGALECVEAVTQALARHFPPDGHPHNELPDRVVLL; translated from the coding sequence ATGAGCGTACTGCGCATGCTCAAGCATGCCTTCCATCTGCCCTGGCAGATGCACCGCGCGTTTCCGGCGGCCACGCTGCGCGACATCGAACAGGCGATCACGGCCAGCGAGACGCGCCACGCGGGCGAATTGCGTTTCGTGGTGGAGGGCGCGCAGCACCCGCTGGCGGTGTGGCGTGGCCAGACCGCACGCGAGCGCGCAATCGAGGTGTTTTCTCTGCTGCGCATCTGGGACACGGCACAGAACAACGGCGTGCTGGTCTATCTGCAGATGGCTGATCACGACATCGAAATCGTCGCCGATCGCGGCATCCGCGCGCGTGTCGGTGACGCCGAATGGGCGGCGCTTTGCGGGCAGCTGGAAACGCGCTTTGCGCGCGGCGAATTTCGCGACGGCGCGCTGGAGTGCGTCGAGGCGGTCACACAGGCACTGGCGCGCCACTTCCCGCCTGACGGCCACCCGCACAACGAGCTGCCGGACCGCGTAGTGCTGCTGTAG
- the fabI gene encoding enoyl-ACP reductase FabI translates to MGFLAGKKILITGLLSNRSIAYGIAQACHREGAELAFTYQNERFTDRVTKMAGDFGSSMVFACDVADDAQIAALFEQLAAKWDGLDGLVHSIAFAPGEALDGDFLDGLSREAFRIAHEVSAYSFPALCKAARPMMQGRNGSVLTLSYLGAVRALPNYNVMGLAKASLEASVRYLAASLGPQGIRANAVSAGPIKTLAASGIGNFGKLLAYNEKNAPLRRNVTIQEVGNVAAFLLSDLASGVTGEITYVDGGFSQTALSAVD, encoded by the coding sequence ATGGGCTTTCTCGCCGGCAAGAAAATTCTGATCACCGGACTGTTGTCCAACCGCTCGATCGCCTATGGCATCGCCCAGGCCTGTCACCGCGAAGGCGCCGAGCTGGCATTCACCTACCAGAACGAGCGCTTCACCGATCGAGTCACCAAGATGGCGGGGGATTTCGGCTCGTCGATGGTGTTCGCCTGCGACGTGGCGGACGACGCGCAGATCGCCGCGCTGTTCGAACAACTTGCCGCGAAGTGGGACGGACTGGACGGGCTGGTGCATTCGATCGCTTTCGCGCCGGGCGAAGCGCTCGACGGCGACTTTCTCGATGGCCTCTCGCGCGAAGCCTTCCGCATCGCGCATGAAGTGAGCGCCTACAGCTTCCCGGCGCTGTGCAAGGCAGCGCGCCCGATGATGCAGGGGCGCAACGGCTCGGTGCTGACCCTGTCCTACCTCGGCGCCGTGCGTGCGCTGCCGAATTACAACGTAATGGGCCTGGCCAAAGCCAGCCTCGAAGCATCGGTGCGCTACCTTGCTGCCAGCCTCGGCCCGCAGGGCATCCGCGCCAACGCCGTGTCGGCAGGCCCGATCAAGACGCTGGCTGCCTCGGGCATCGGCAATTTCGGCAAGCTGCTGGCCTACAACGAGAAGAACGCACCGCTGCGCCGCAACGTGACCATCCAGGAAGTGGGCAATGTCGCCGCCTTCCTGCTGTCCGATCTTGCCAGCGGCGTGACCGGCGAAATCACCTATGTCGATGGCGGTTTCAGCCAGACCGCACTGAGCGCGGTCGACTGA
- a CDS encoding PEP-CTERM sorting domain-containing protein, with product MVRPIAFHPFPRRQDMKVSRTLTGIALAAMASLHSGTASAVLVNNVGLEVRALIDTDAFGGNAPLVNLTESEIDLPYDRSVVNISGGTAGSFSYTADADIGNQLLKIGGSLTNSTGTDMFGFGVPLINVYAQAKDVLTLSSAVAGTYAVTLELVVHGNLETTGVSGEVSANSLLSFGPVVGLNTTDSARYTQQGAIDDTLSVTRQVTFASPGAAIDMEFEAFISFTATRVPAGFTVSGDLSNTAFLNLILPQGLSVVESGSGTFGVPIVPIPEPTINALMLAGLALVGTVARRRKGF from the coding sequence GTGGTCAGACCGATCGCGTTTCATCCTTTCCCGCGGAGGCAGGACATGAAAGTTTCTCGCACCCTCACAGGTATCGCTCTGGCGGCGATGGCATCGCTGCACAGTGGCACCGCGTCTGCAGTGCTGGTCAACAATGTGGGTCTGGAGGTGCGGGCGCTCATCGACACCGACGCCTTCGGCGGCAATGCACCACTGGTCAACTTGACCGAATCCGAGATCGACCTGCCGTATGACCGCTCGGTGGTGAATATTTCCGGTGGCACGGCGGGCAGCTTCTCCTACACGGCGGACGCCGACATCGGCAATCAGCTCCTGAAGATCGGCGGCAGTCTGACGAATTCAACCGGCACCGACATGTTCGGCTTCGGAGTGCCGCTGATCAACGTCTATGCCCAGGCGAAGGACGTGTTGACGCTCAGCTCGGCAGTGGCCGGCACCTACGCCGTGACGCTTGAACTCGTGGTGCATGGAAATCTGGAAACCACCGGAGTGTCGGGTGAGGTGAGTGCCAACAGCCTGCTGTCGTTCGGCCCGGTCGTCGGACTCAATACCACCGACTCCGCCCGCTACACACAGCAAGGTGCAATCGATGACACACTCAGTGTCACTCGCCAGGTGACGTTCGCATCCCCCGGTGCTGCGATAGACATGGAGTTCGAGGCCTTCATCAGCTTCACGGCAACTCGGGTGCCGGCAGGCTTCACCGTGTCGGGAGATCTGAGCAACACTGCCTTTCTGAATCTCATCCTGCCGCAGGGTCTGTCTGTGGTCGAATCGGGCTCCGGAACGTTCGGGGTGCCAATCGTCCCGATACCCGAACCAACGATCAACGCCCTCATGCTGGCCGGGCTCGCACTGGTCGGCACCGTCGCGCGGCGACGCAAGGGTTTCTGA
- a CDS encoding IS110 family transposase yields MTSQPSPIHIGIDVSKASLDIALGEHGPVQRIDNTPLAIRAWLRTLPSGPLHIGCEATGTYHLALRDAVIKAGHPLYLIDGYRLSRYRGATSVRAKTDPIDARLIARYVAKEGSHLRPYTLPPEATQRVQQLLRRRATLVRTAVILRQSLFDLPGFKREVRALLAKADRLAQQIQAQIVEKLKASDWIDDHRRCQGIEGVGPLSAAALCATFHRGAFKSADAFIAYLGLDVCVRQSGNQNARGTLSKKGDPEVRRLLHNAAMAASRSATWKPFYQACIARGFSCTQALVALARKIARVAFSLMKTGSQYQPREHKNTCAQT; encoded by the coding sequence ATGACAAGTCAGCCTTCGCCGATTCACATCGGCATCGACGTATCCAAAGCCAGCCTCGATATCGCACTGGGCGAGCACGGCCCGGTGCAGCGCATCGACAACACCCCTCTAGCCATCCGGGCCTGGCTGCGCACCTTGCCCAGCGGCCCGCTGCACATCGGCTGCGAGGCCACCGGCACCTACCACCTCGCGCTGCGCGACGCCGTGATCAAGGCCGGGCACCCGCTCTACCTGATCGACGGCTACCGCCTCTCGCGCTACCGCGGCGCCACCAGCGTGCGGGCCAAGACCGACCCGATCGACGCCCGGCTCATCGCCCGCTACGTCGCCAAAGAGGGCTCGCACCTGCGCCCCTACACGCTGCCGCCCGAGGCCACGCAACGCGTGCAGCAACTGCTGCGTCGTCGCGCCACCCTGGTCCGGACCGCCGTCATCTTGCGCCAGAGCCTGTTCGATCTGCCCGGCTTCAAGCGCGAGGTGCGCGCCTTGCTGGCCAAGGCCGACCGGCTCGCCCAGCAGATTCAGGCCCAGATCGTGGAAAAGCTCAAAGCCAGCGACTGGATCGACGATCACCGCCGCTGCCAGGGTATCGAAGGCGTCGGTCCGCTGAGCGCCGCCGCCTTGTGCGCGACCTTCCATCGGGGCGCCTTCAAAAGCGCAGACGCCTTCATCGCCTATCTCGGGCTCGATGTGTGCGTGCGCCAATCGGGAAACCAGAACGCCCGCGGCACCCTGAGCAAAAAGGGCGACCCGGAGGTGCGCCGACTCCTGCACAACGCCGCCATGGCAGCCAGCCGCTCAGCCACCTGGAAACCCTTCTATCAGGCCTGCATCGCTCGCGGATTCTCCTGCACTCAGGCCCTCGTCGCACTCGCGAGAAAGATCGCTCGCGTTGCGTTCTCTCTCATGAAAACCGGCTCGCAATACCAACCCAGGGAGCACAAAAACACTTGTGCTCAGACATAG